The sequence below is a genomic window from Brevibacillus laterosporus.
TTTAAAGTGTTTGTCCGCGCCGAGGACGACATCGTCATTACCGCACATCTTTACGAAAAAGGCTCTTGGTACAAAGGCGAGAGAGTTGGTGTATTCTGGGCGGAAGAAGATGAGGTGATTCTGCGTTGAAAAGTAAAGGAAAGCTACTCGCCTTCCCAGGATTCCTGTGGTTGACGATCTTCTTTTTAGTTCCCATGCTTTTTGTGGTTATGCTCTCTTTTCTTAAACGGGGAGTATACGGGCAAATCGTCTATGAATTTACACTAGCCAACTATGCTAGGTTTTTTGAGTCGTTATACGTACAAATCTTTATAGAAACCTTACTAGTATCCTTGGGGACAACCTTTATTTGTTTATTACTAGGATATCCTTTGGCATATATGATTACCCGATTAGATCGTAAGTGGCAAAACATATGGCTCTTGCTAGTTATGATTCCATTTTGGATTAATTTCCTGGTTCGCTCTTACGCTTGGGTCATCATTCTACGTACACAAGGTCTGGTAAACACTGTTTTACAATCGCTTGGCCTTATCGACCAACCGCTCACGCTCTTGTATACACCAGGAGCCGTTTTGCTCGGGATGGTCTATGCGTTGTTGCCGTTTATTATTTTACCGATCTATGTTTCTTTAGAACAACTGGACCGTAAAAAACTAGAAGCTGCCTATGACTTAGGAGCTACACCAGCCAAAACATTTTGGCATATTACCCTGCCTCTAACCATGCCAGGGGTTGTGAGCGGTTGTATTCTAGTATTTGTCTCTTCCTTGGGTATGTTCGTCGTTCCAGATGTAATGGGTGGAGCCAAATCTTCGCTATTTGGTAATGTTATTCAAAACCAATTCCTATCCGCACGTGACTGGCCGTTTGGTTCAGCATTATCCATGGTTATTGTGGTCTTCTCGATCATTATGATTTATTTATACTATCGCTCAACCAAAATGCAAGAAAAACAAGAAGGGAGAGGATGAGTGCCATGAAAATGCGTAAGAATCTCCTGTTTGCCTACTCCTTGGCGATTATCGCGTTTTTGTATTTACCTATCGCGGTACTCATCCTCTACTCTTTTAATGATTCGAGGATCAACGCCACTTGGTCAGGGTTTACCTTAAAGTGGTACGCTTCGCTGTTTGAAAATGATCGAGTGCTAGATGCCTTGATGAACAGTTTGATTATTGCCGTAGTTACAACGGTGGTCACTACCATTCTGGCAGCTTTTCTGTCTCTGGCCCTCCATCGTTACAAATTTCGCTTTAAGCAAGCGTTCAATGGGTTAATCTATTTACCAATCCTAATTCCTGATATTCTAATGGGATTATCTTTACTCGTTATGTTTAGTCAATTGTATATGTCACTGGGCAAGCTAACGATTATCATTGCCCATATCACATTTAGCTTGTCATTTGCAGTGGTCATCATTACCGCTCGCTTGGCTGGCATGGGACAAGAGCTAGAGGAAGCAGCTCAAGATTTAGGCGCCTCTGCCTTTAAAACGTTCCGCTATGTTACTTTACCGATTATTTCCCCAGGATTAATCGCAGCTGCTTTAATGACGTTTACGATGTCTCTGGATGATTTCGTAATCAGCTTCTTTGTAGCAGGACCAGACTCTACTACACTACCACTATATATATATGGAATGGTTAAGCGTGGTGTCTCACCTGAATTAAATGCTCTTTCCACAATAATGATCCTTGTGATTGTGGTATTAATTGTTCTTGCTGAATCACTTGCTTTTAAAGGTACCGGAAACAAAACCACTCAAGAATAAAATTTTTTCTCACAGGAGGAGGATATGCTATGCGTTTACTTAAGGCCATTGTGCCAATCGTTATGACTACTGTACTTGCCCTGACTGGGTGCTCATCTACTGGTGGAAAAGAAGAAAGAGTTTTAAACATCTACAGTTGGGCTGATAATTTTAACATGGATGTTATCAAGGATTTTGAACAAAAATTCGATGCTAAAGTCAATTATGCCATTTTCTCCAGCAATGAAGATATGTTAGCAAAGATTCAAGCTGGCGGCGCCCAATTTGACCTCATTCAGCCTTCTGATTACATGGTTGATACCATGATTAAGCTAGACTTGCTAGAAGAACTGGACAAGTCTGCGATCCCTAATCTGCAAAACCTGGTGTCCACCTTTAAAACACCTCCGTATGATCCAGAGAACAAATACTCTGTAGTTTACACATGGGGCGTAACAGGGATTGCGTACAACAAAAAGTATATAACACAGCCCCCAACAAGCTGGAACGATCTATGGGATCCAAAATATAAAGGCCGTGTCGTAGTATTAAATGACTCGCGTGAAGCTTTGGGCATGTCCTTGAAAAAGAATGGCTTCTCAAACAGTACGATCAATGAGAAAGAGTTAGATATTGCAAATGCGGACTTGAAAAAACTATTGCCTAACCTGTT
It includes:
- a CDS encoding ABC transporter permease; translation: MKSKGKLLAFPGFLWLTIFFLVPMLFVVMLSFLKRGVYGQIVYEFTLANYARFFESLYVQIFIETLLVSLGTTFICLLLGYPLAYMITRLDRKWQNIWLLLVMIPFWINFLVRSYAWVIILRTQGLVNTVLQSLGLIDQPLTLLYTPGAVLLGMVYALLPFIILPIYVSLEQLDRKKLEAAYDLGATPAKTFWHITLPLTMPGVVSGCILVFVSSLGMFVVPDVMGGAKSSLFGNVIQNQFLSARDWPFGSALSMVIVVFSIIMIYLYYRSTKMQEKQEGRG
- a CDS encoding ABC transporter permease; the encoded protein is MKMRKNLLFAYSLAIIAFLYLPIAVLILYSFNDSRINATWSGFTLKWYASLFENDRVLDALMNSLIIAVVTTVVTTILAAFLSLALHRYKFRFKQAFNGLIYLPILIPDILMGLSLLVMFSQLYMSLGKLTIIIAHITFSLSFAVVIITARLAGMGQELEEAAQDLGASAFKTFRYVTLPIISPGLIAAALMTFTMSLDDFVISFFVAGPDSTTLPLYIYGMVKRGVSPELNALSTIMILVIVVLIVLAESLAFKGTGNKTTQE
- a CDS encoding spermidine/putrescine ABC transporter substrate-binding protein; amino-acid sequence: MRLLKAIVPIVMTTVLALTGCSSTGGKEERVLNIYSWADNFNMDVIKDFEQKFDAKVNYAIFSSNEDMLAKIQAGGAQFDLIQPSDYMVDTMIKLDLLEELDKSAIPNLQNLVSTFKTPPYDPENKYSVVYTWGVTGIAYNKKYITQPPTSWNDLWDPKYKGRVVVLNDSREALGMSLKKNGFSNSTINEKELDIANADLKKLLPNLLAFDTDTIKQKFIAEEAWIGTVWSGDAAFIYPENNDIDYVVPKEGGTIFADTFAIPKGAKHKKLAEEFINYMMDPEVSVKNYEKIGYSNPNEKAHPLHNEEYRNNKMIFLSPEEMNRTEWLKDVGETLQVYDRLWTELKSGR